The genomic DNA ATCCACCGCGGCGACACCGCACCAAAGGCCGCAGGCGTCATCCACACCGACTTCGAGAAGGGCTTCATCAAGGCCGAGATCGTGTCGTTCGACGACCTCGTCGCCGCCGGATCGATGGCCGCCGCGAAGGCCGCGGGCAAGGTGCGCATGGAGGGCAAGGACTACGTGATGGCCGACGGGGACGTCGTGGAGTTCCGGTTCAACGTGTAGATCGACACACGACGGGGTGTGTCACTTCCTTAACAGCAGTACCGTGGTGCTCAGCAGTTCACACCGTCACAACAGGAGACTCATCGTGATCACTCGGCGGTTGGTTCAAGTCGTCTCGTCCGCGTTGGTCGCCGGGGCGGCCGCCCTCGGGGCCGGCCTGACGGCCGCCGCGCCCGCATGGGCTGACGTGACGCCCCAGGATCAGCAGTTCCTGGACGTCGTGAAGCAACTCGAAGTTCCGGTGAACTCCGACGAGGACGCGATCAAGATCGGGCGTGAGGTCTGCCAGTCGATGGACGCCGGGCGGGTCGAACCCGTCCGCACCGTTCGCGGGCTGGTGACCGGGCTGCAGAATCAGGGCCTCGACAAGGGGAAGGCAGCGAACCTCGTCCGGGGCGCCGTCGCCACCTACTGCCCGCAGTACGGCTCGCTGGTCGGCCGCTGAGCCGTCGCGGCGGGGCGTAGCGTTCCAGTCGGAGGTGATCCGATGTCCGCTCCGGACGGGAACTCTGGCTCGGCCGACCGACATCGGCTGGAGGCCGAACTCGACGACTGCCGGCGGGATCTGGAGAAGGCGCGCGCCAACCGCCACGACCAAGAGTATCTAGCCGACGAACGCGACCGCGTAGCCGACCAACGCGATCACATCGCCGACGAACGCGAAGCAGTCGCCGACGAGCGGGAGCGGCTCGCCGACGTCCGCGAGGGGTCGCCCGAGGAGCGCGAACGCAAGCGCGTGCAGCGCGCCGAGGCGTCCGAGCAGCGCCGCCAAGCCGAAGCGCGCCGCGAACAGGCCGAGATCTCGCGCCAGTCGACCGACACCGAACGCCGACATTGACCCAGGCACGACGATGGCCGCCCTGCTGATGCAGAGCGGCCATCCTCGAGTGCGTCAGGCCACGAACGGGATGAACCGGTCGACCCACCAGATGCCCCACGCCAAGGCGTCGGGGTTGTAGACCACTGGCTGCGGCTCGAAGATGCCGAGGTCGAACCAGTTGACCGGGCGCCAGGTCGGGGGCAGTCCGGCGTAGCCGGGGTCGCCCCAGTGGCCGGGCGGCACGCCCGTCAGGCCGGGAACGTACGGATTGCCGTTCTTGACCTGCCCCGGCGGGCCGATCGGATTCTGGCCCGGCGCATCGCCCGGCAGCCAGTACGGGCCGGGGCCGCTGGGTCCCGGCGGACCGGGTGCGGGGTCGT from Mycolicibacterium arabiense includes the following:
- a CDS encoding DUF732 domain-containing protein; the encoded protein is MITRRLVQVVSSALVAGAAALGAGLTAAAPAWADVTPQDQQFLDVVKQLEVPVNSDEDAIKIGREVCQSMDAGRVEPVRTVRGLVTGLQNQGLDKGKAANLVRGAVATYCPQYGSLVGR